GCAAGACCTTCAACGCACAGAGCAACCCTCATGCGTGAGGGCGCCTACAACCTTGCCGGCAAGAGAGTCTTCGTCGCCGGGCATCGTGGAATGGTCGGGGCCGCGATCGTCCGGCGTCTCGCGCAGGAAGATTGCGACATCCTGACCGCGACGCGGAAAGAGCTCGACCTCACCCGCCAGGCCGATGTCGAGGCATGGATGGAGGACCACCGCCCCGACGCCGTCTTCCTGGCCGCCGCGAAAGTCGGTGGCATCCTGGCGAACGACACCTATCCGGCGGAATTCCTGTACGAGAATCTCGTTCTCGAGACCAATATCATTCACGCCGCGCACCGGGTGAAAGTGCAGAAGCTGCTGTTCCTCGGCTCCTCCTGCATCTATCCGAAGTTTGCCGATCAGCCCATTGTGGAAGAGGCCCTGCTTAAGGGAGAGCTGGAGCCGACCAACGAGTGGTACGCGATCGCCAAGATCGCGGGCATCAAGCTTTGCCAAGCCTACCGCAAGCAGTATGGCGACGACTTCATCTCCGCCATGCCGACCAATCTCTATGGGCCGGGCGACAATTTCGACCTGACGTCCAGCCATGTGGTGCCGGCGCTGATCCGCAAGGCCCACCAGGCAAAGGTCGACGGTCTGCCGGAGCTTACCGTCTGGGGCACGGGAACACCGCGGCGTGAGTTCCTGCACGTCGATGACTGCGCCGACGCCTGCGTCCACCTGATGAAGAACTATTCCGGCGATGGGCACATCAATGTCGGGCTCGGCGAGGACGTGACGATCCTGGAACTGACCCGGCTCATCTGCAAGGTCGTCGGCTTCACGGGGGAAATCGTGCACGATCTCTCCAAGCCGGATGGCACGCCGCGCAAGCTGATGAGTGCGGCGAAGTTGCGCGCACTCGGCTGGAATCCGCGCATAGGGCTGGAAGAGGGCATCGCCGACGCATACCGGGCGTTTCTGGATGGAGACTATACCGAGCGCACACGGCAGGCCTCCTGACCGTCCTCCAAGCCGAAGCCGGAGAGCACTGGTGGATCATCCTATTCGAATCGCGCACTTCTCGCCTCTCGATGATACGCGGGGCGGGATATCGACGGTGGTTTCCAACTATCGGGGATCCGAGCTAGCCCGCGCGTTCGAGATGACCTTCAAACAGACCCATGCAGACGGCTCGCGTGTGAAAAAGCTTGCTGTGGCAGGTCGCGCCCTTATGCAAGCCGTGAGATTGGCCCTGCACCGCCCGCCGGACATGATCCATGTCCATGTCGGCGACTTTCCCAGCCTTTATCGCAAGGCGGCCGTCATCCTGCCGCTTCTGATGCGGAGAACGAAAAGCATCCTTCATTTCCACGGCGCGAACTTCATGGTCGAATATGCCAGGCTGCCGCATGGGCGTCGACGGTTCGTACGATGGTTCCTGCGGCGGTTCGATGTCGTTCTATGCCTGTCGGAAAGCTGGCGCCGCGACCTGACGGCGGAATTCGGGCTGTCGCAAGCCGTGGTGCTGCCCAACGCGGTATCCGTGCCTGCCCTGCAATCGCCAGGACGAACGTCGCCGGAAGAGCCGCTGGAACTGCTGTTCATGGGCTTGATCGGCGAGCGCAAGGGCCTCTTCGACCTTCTGGAGGCGATGGAAGCCGCATGCCGACGGGGCGTGGAAGTCCGCCTTGCCATCGGCGGAAACGGCGATGTGGAGCGTCTGACGGGCCGCCTGTCCGCATCTCCGGCGCTGGCCGGGCGTGTCCGCTATCTGGGCTGGATCGGGGGCAAGGAACGGGAGCAGGCTTTCCTTTCCGCTCACACCTACGTCCTTCCCTCCTATGCGGAAGGCATGCCGATGTCCGTACTGGAGGCCATGTCCTATGGATTGCCCGTCGTCAGTTGTCCCGTGGGAGGCATTCCCGAGTTGGTGGATGACCGTTCGGCCATCCTGGTTCAGCCCGGCGACACGGAGCGCCTCGCAGATGCCATCTGCCGGCTCGCGAAGGATGAAACGGCACGGCGGGAAATGGCGCAGGCAGCAGCGGATCGCGTGCGCGCGCATTTCGACCTGCATCACCACAACATGCGACTTGCTTCGATCTACCGCGCCCTGCATTCGCGTTAGGGCCCGGCACCATCTCCCGGACAAATCACGACCGCTAGCACGAAGAGAAAATCAGACTGATTTCGGAGCGTTCCGGTCAGTCTAGGGCGATGCTGAAGCAATCAGTCGCAAGCACTACCTGTTTCAGACAGGACGCAGGCTGAAAAGAGTAAAACTCTTGTTTTTGTAAAATGCGGGTTGGTAGAAAACCGCTAAGTAATTGTATTTGGTGGGTGATCACGGGCTCGAACCGTGGACCCGCTGATTAAGAGTCAGCTGCTCTACCAACTGAGCTAATCACCCACTTGACCGCTGCTGCGGTGCTGGAGGGGCGTATAAAGGCGTTCTGGGGGCTTGTCTATACCGCGGTTTGAAAAAAATGCGTCTTGGCGCAAATTTCTTCCGCAGCGCAAAAAAGACGTCACAAATCCAGCGTTCCGGTGGCGATGCGGACGGCTTCCCCGCCGATGCGTGCGCCGGCGATCGTTCCGCCCGAGATGTCGAGATGGAGGTGGATGAGCGACGGGCGGCCCATTTCGACGCCCTGCTCGATGAGGAACGGGTGGTGGCCGTCGACGAGCTTGTCGAAGAAGTGGATGGCGCCGGACATGGCGGCGACGGCCGAGCCGGTCGCAGGGTCCTCGGTGATGCCCATGTCGGGCGCGAACATGCGGGCGTGGAACTTCGCATTGTGGTTCACGCCGGCGCGGCAATAGAGATAGGCGGATGCCAGCCGCCCCTCGGCGAAGGGCGCGCAACGCTCCCAGAGCATCGGATCGAACTCCACGGCCGCCGCCGCGGCGAGATCATGCACCGGCACCATCACGAAGGCGACGCCCGCGCTCCACAGCGACGGAACGTGATTCTCGAAACCGATCTGCGCCGGCTTCAGGCTGAACGCATCCGCGAGCGCCTGTTTGTCGAAGGCGGCGTCGAGCCGAGCGGATTTGCGCGGCAGGTCGAATTCGGCAAAGGACGCCTTGCCGCCGGCAAGGCGCGTGGCGCAGCGCACCGGGCCGACATTCTCCTCCAGCACGCTGACCTGGTCGCGCGGCTCCCGCCCGCCCTCGCCCGCTTCGGCGATGGCGATCGCGGCCCCCACGGTCGGGTGGCCGGCGAAGGGCAGCTCGCGGCCGGGCGTGAAGATGCGCAGGCGCGCGGTATGCCCCGCCTTTTCCGGCGGCAGCACGAAGACGGTTTCCGACAGGTTGAACTCCCCGGCGATGCGCTGCATCGCATCATCGTCGAGACCCTCGGCATCGAAGACGACCGCCAGCGGGTTGCCGGCAAGCCGCGTGTCGGTGAAGACGTCGTAGATGGCGTAGCGGCGGGACAAGGCATTCTCCCTATTCGATTTTCGGCCGTAAGCCTGCCCGAGCGGCCGGCCGCGGGCAAGTGGAAATGAGCCGCGGGACGGCTCACAGGTCGAGTGTCATGACCACCGGGCAGTGATCGGAGGCCTTGGGCCGGTCCCAGCCGACGCGCGGATAGCGCTCCACCTCCTGCCCCGGCGGGAAGAGTGTGCGGAAGGGCTGGCCGGCACGGATGATTTCCGGAACATGGTGGGCATTGCGCTCGGCAAGCGACGGCGAAAGCCAGATATAGTCGAGCTGGCAGAGATGGCGCTCCTCCGGCCCGCGGCTGTGATAGAGCGTCCAGCGGTCGTCCACCGGCCGGCGCAGCATCGGGTTCACGGCAAAGCCATCCGCGGTGAAGGCATCAAGCGCGCTGACGTCCTCCTTGCGCGGGATGAAGCGATAGCCATTGCGCCTGTCGCCCTCGATGGCGAGTTTTTCCTGATAGTCGTTCATGTCGCCGCAGATGGCGAATGCCTTGTCCGCCGTGCGGCCGGGACCGAATCGGTCCTCGACGATGCGGCGCACGGCCCTCGCCTCCGCCATGCGCACGGGCATGGTGGACTGGCGGCCGTCCATGCCGTCCCGTCCCGGGCCCATCGATTTGAAATGCACGACATAGAGTGTCAGCGGCCGCCCGCCGATGCGCAGGTCCATCTCCAGGCAATCGCGCTTGAAAATCTTGTCGTTCTGGTCGATGCCCGGCCCGAGATCAGGCGTATAGAGACCGAAATCGCGATAGGTGACGCCGGCATGGCTGCGGATATCGACGCATTCGATGCGCTGGCCGTCGCGCGTTTCCTCGCGCATCAGCACGGAGACGTCGATGCCGCGGCTGTCATTGCCCTCGATGAGGTATTTCTGACGGTAGCCGTTGCCCACCATGCGGAAGAGATAGCCATATTCGAAGGCCTGCAGGGCGGCCATGTTGTCGGTCTCCTGCAGGCAGAGGATGTCGGCATCCGCATCGGCGATGGCGAGCGCCGAATGCTGGCGGGCATCGTCCGTATGCGCGATGGTGCGCGCCTCCTCCAGCCGCTGGTATTCCGCCTCGTTGCGGATGTCGAAAAGGCGCAGCACGCGATCCTGGCGAGTCTGATTGCGGAAACCCGTGAAATCGAAACGGGTCATGAGGTTTTCGATATTGAAGGTGGCAAGGCGTAGCGACATGAGGTCCTTCCGGATAGGCCCACCGAGTGTAACCGGCTGACCGGCAATGGAAAGCGCCTTTTCGCACCCACCGGACACGAAGCCTCAAAGCGTGGTCAGCAACAGGCTCGTCTCGGATTTCGACACGCCATCCATGGCACGCACGCCGCGCAGCACCCGCTCGAACTCGACGAGGTTCTCCGCCTGGATTTCCGCGATGAGGTCCCAGGCGCCGTTGGTGGTGTGGAGCGCGCGCACCTCCGGTATGCCGCGCAGCGCCTTTATCGCGGCGAGCGTCTTCTGGCCGGTGATCTCGATCATCATGACGGCGCGCACGGCATGGGGATCGTCTGCCTCGGTCACCCGCACGGTGAAGCCGGCGATGACGCCGTCGCGCTCCAGCCGGTCGATGCGGTTCTGCACGGTGCCGCGGGAAACCTTCAGCTCCGCCGCAAGCGCCGAAAGCGAGGCGCGGCCATCCTTGCGCAGAAGGGCGAGAAGCTTGCGGTCCGTCGTGTCCATCGATCCTGCCGAAATGCCAGTTTCACCTGCCGAAAGGACAATATTGCCTGCGATTTTTCCAGGAAATTGCCGTTTCGCCTGCCATCGCTCTTGGCTAGCCTTCCCCTTCCTTCAATGCAACAGCTTTCGGCAGGCCCGTCATGACCAACGAAACCGCCCTCGGCACCGCCGCCGCCCGCACGCGCGAACTCTCCCTTATGATGACCCGCTGGCCGAGCGTGACGGGCTCGCCGGACGAGGCGGACTTTTCCGAACGGCTGCGGGCGCATCTTGCCGAAACGCCCTATTTCCGCCGCCACCCGGACCGGCTCTTCACCGTAGACAGCCACGGCGAGCCGCTGACCCGGAGCGTCGTCGCGCTGGTGCGCGGAAGCGGGCGGAAAACCGTGGTGCTGGCCGGCCATTTCGATACGGTCTCCATCGCCAATTACGGCACGCTTGCGCCGCTCGCCTGCGATCCCGAGCCGCTGACGGAGGCCCTGACGAAGGAGCTTCGCAGCCGCCCCCTCAATGGAGCGGAGGAGAAGGCGCTCGAGGATTTCGAGAGCG
The Shinella zoogloeoides DNA segment above includes these coding regions:
- the fcl gene encoding GDP-L-fucose synthase, which encodes MREGAYNLAGKRVFVAGHRGMVGAAIVRRLAQEDCDILTATRKELDLTRQADVEAWMEDHRPDAVFLAAAKVGGILANDTYPAEFLYENLVLETNIIHAAHRVKVQKLLFLGSSCIYPKFADQPIVEEALLKGELEPTNEWYAIAKIAGIKLCQAYRKQYGDDFISAMPTNLYGPGDNFDLTSSHVVPALIRKAHQAKVDGLPELTVWGTGTPRREFLHVDDCADACVHLMKNYSGDGHINVGLGEDVTILELTRLICKVVGFTGEIVHDLSKPDGTPRKLMSAAKLRALGWNPRIGLEEGIADAYRAFLDGDYTERTRQAS
- a CDS encoding glycosyltransferase family 4 protein, whose product is MDHPIRIAHFSPLDDTRGGISTVVSNYRGSELARAFEMTFKQTHADGSRVKKLAVAGRALMQAVRLALHRPPDMIHVHVGDFPSLYRKAAVILPLLMRRTKSILHFHGANFMVEYARLPHGRRRFVRWFLRRFDVVLCLSESWRRDLTAEFGLSQAVVLPNAVSVPALQSPGRTSPEEPLELLFMGLIGERKGLFDLLEAMEAACRRGVEVRLAIGGNGDVERLTGRLSASPALAGRVRYLGWIGGKEREQAFLSAHTYVLPSYAEGMPMSVLEAMSYGLPVVSCPVGGIPELVDDRSAILVQPGDTERLADAICRLAKDETARREMAQAAADRVRAHFDLHHHNMRLASIYRALHSR
- a CDS encoding PhzF family phenazine biosynthesis protein encodes the protein MSRRYAIYDVFTDTRLAGNPLAVVFDAEGLDDDAMQRIAGEFNLSETVFVLPPEKAGHTARLRIFTPGRELPFAGHPTVGAAIAIAEAGEGGREPRDQVSVLEENVGPVRCATRLAGGKASFAEFDLPRKSARLDAAFDKQALADAFSLKPAQIGFENHVPSLWSAGVAFVMVPVHDLAAAAAVEFDPMLWERCAPFAEGRLASAYLYCRAGVNHNAKFHARMFAPDMGITEDPATGSAVAAMSGAIHFFDKLVDGHHPFLIEQGVEMGRPSLIHLHLDISGGTIAGARIGGEAVRIATGTLDL
- a CDS encoding endonuclease/exonuclease/phosphatase family protein, yielding MSLRLATFNIENLMTRFDFTGFRNQTRQDRVLRLFDIRNEAEYQRLEEARTIAHTDDARQHSALAIADADADILCLQETDNMAALQAFEYGYLFRMVGNGYRQKYLIEGNDSRGIDVSVLMREETRDGQRIECVDIRSHAGVTYRDFGLYTPDLGPGIDQNDKIFKRDCLEMDLRIGGRPLTLYVVHFKSMGPGRDGMDGRQSTMPVRMAEARAVRRIVEDRFGPGRTADKAFAICGDMNDYQEKLAIEGDRRNGYRFIPRKEDVSALDAFTADGFAVNPMLRRPVDDRWTLYHSRGPEERHLCQLDYIWLSPSLAERNAHHVPEIIRAGQPFRTLFPPGQEVERYPRVGWDRPKASDHCPVVMTLDL
- a CDS encoding Lrp/AsnC family transcriptional regulator, which translates into the protein MDTTDRKLLALLRKDGRASLSALAAELKVSRGTVQNRIDRLERDGVIAGFTVRVTEADDPHAVRAVMMIEITGQKTLAAIKALRGIPEVRALHTTNGAWDLIAEIQAENLVEFERVLRGVRAMDGVSKSETSLLLTTL